A window of Aurantibacillus circumpalustris genomic DNA:
CTTGGAAGCAAAACTTATTGAAAGTATGTTGGTTAATATTCCTGGAAGAGTAATGGTAGCTGCGGTTGGAAACGCGGGTCATGTTAAATTTCATACAAAAACCCAATGCGTATCAAACGATACCAGTTTTACCTGGTTAACAAATAATCAAAGTCAAATTGACTATTGGTTTTATGGAGACACTATGCAGATAAAAAATTTGCAAATTAGTATTGGTGCCAACCGAACTAACTATTCAGATCTTGGAAGAATCTCGTTTAAAAATTACAATTACGGATTGAACACTATTCAGTATGATACTTTAAAACACAATGGGAACCGCATTGGAATAATTCAGAATTCTTCCAGCATAAATAATTATGGTGTTTACGAAATGTATGTACACATAGATGCTGATACAAATAATTTATTGTGGCGAATAGAAACAAAAGGTTCAGGAACACACCATGCATGGAATTTTGATTTTGTGTCCTCTGGTTTACCCACGCTTAGCCAATATCCAAAAATGGCGTATTATATTGCACCAGATACCATGTACAGTATGGTAAGCAGTTATCAATGTAGCGACGAGGTAATTACTGTTGGAAACTACGTCAACCTAAAACGTTACTACGATGTGAATGATACCTTAAGAACATTACCTGAAACTGCTGGAGCCTTATTTGGAACCAGTAGCAGCGGACCGACACGTGATGGTAGAATTAAACCGGATATTAATGCAACAGGTCACGCTGTTTTCACTGCATTGGTAACTGGCATGCAAGCAAATCTAATTACTAACGCTCCGCAAGTTGTTGCTCAAGGAAGTCTTCATGTGCGGGGTGGCGGAAGTTCAGCAGCATCACCTGTGGTTGCTGGATTAGCGGCCTTATATTTAGAAGCGCATCCGTTGGCAACCAACCAACAAGTTAAAACAGCTATCACTCAATGCGCTTTTAGCGATTTTTATACAGGCACCGTTCCAAATTATGCTTGGGGATATGGCAAGTTGGATGGCCTTGCTGCTATGACATGCGGAGAAAATTTAGTTGGTATCAAAAATATTTCGAGAGAATCGATAAACTATTTTCCAAATCCTTTTAATGATGTTGTGAGTATTGAAACCCCTACTCCACTTACAGGAAAAATTTATGTTTATTCAACAGATGGAAAATTGATGCTACAAGAACCCTTTCAAGGAAAAACACATGAACTTAATTTCTCAAAATTAACTAGTTCTTATTCTACTTTGTATTTAATTCAAATAACAGGAGAAGAAAAAAATTACAGCTTTAAACTTATTCGCAATCCTTAATGAGAATAAGCGGCAATAAACTCAAACACCTCGTTGATTTTTTCCAATCAGAACTCAGAGGCATTTATCCTGACAGTGAAATTGAAGCCATGATGCTTTTTGCGATGGAAAGTATTTTAGGATATTCAAAAACAGAAACCTATCAAAAATTAGAAGAAAACATTAATCAAAGTGATTTATTAAAATTATACGATTGCGCTAAGGATCTTAAAAAACATATTCCATTGCAATATATATTAGGAGAAACCTGGTTTTACAATCTTAAATTTAAAGTCAATAAACACGTTTTAATTCCACGTCCCGAAACGGAAGAACTAGTGGAACTTGTTTTAAAAGAGAACAAAGGAAACTTGAGCATTCTTGATATTGGAACCGGCAGCGGATGTATTCCTATTACACTTAAAAACAATTTAAAAGAGTCAGCCGTATCAGCTTGTGATATCAGTAAAGACGCTTTGGATCTTGCGAAAAAAAATGCAGAATTAAATGAAACCACAATTGATTTTTTCGCTACTGATATTTTAAAAAATCAAATTAATAATCAGTTCGATATAATTATCAGTAATCCTCCATATATAAAGGAAAAAGAAAAAGAGCTAATGGAAAAAAATGTTTTGGATCATGAACCTCATTTAGCGCTTTTTGTAAAAGGAGAAGATTCGATTATTTTCTACAAAAAAATAATTGATCTCTGCTCCACTTCTCTTTCAAAAAAAGGAAAACTATATTTTGAACTTAATCCTTTAACTGCCGAGGCTGTTGAAGAATACGCGAAAAATTCTAATCTGTTTGAAAATACACATCTTATTAAAGACATGAGTGGAGCTTTGCGTTTTTTTAAAGGAATTAAAAACTAAATTCTTGAAACATTATTTTTTCATAGCTTTTATTCTGTTTTTAGGTGCTCTTGCTCATGGGCAAACCACAGCAGACTCAAGTTCTTTCGTGCCACAATACGACACCGAAACTAATTATACATTAAAAACAAAAAGCGGCTCCATACATACCGGACAAGTTATAAGAGAAACAAGTGAATTTGTGGTTCTTAAAAACAAAATAACACACAGAACTGTTGAAATAAGAAAGTCAGAGATTATTCAAAATAATAAATCCGCAGGTCGCGATTTAAGTAATGAAACAATGGGTGAAAATTTACACGCTCGAAATTATATGTTTTTAAGCAGCGCTTTTTTATTTGATGAAGGAAAAGTATCGACTAATTCACATTGGTTACTTCTTGAAAATATTAATTATGCTTTCAATAAACATTGGGCCATTACATTAAATACCGTTGCTTTCTATCCAATTTCTTTGGGTTTAAATTTTGCTTACGAAATTACTGAAGATAATTACATTGGCGGCTCTGTATTTGGAATTGGTGACATCACATCCGGTGGAAATAGTTCTGCCTTGTTTGGTTATGGTGCACAGGGTAAATTTACACATGGCAATTCTAATAAAAACTTAACCTTTTCAGGAGGTGTAATTGGGTTAAACTCAGACTTATTTTATAGGAACAGTACTAGCGCTTTTGTAAATATGGCTTTTATAAGTGCAGCCTACTGTAGCAGATTTAAAAAAAATGTTGCTTTAAATATTGAAGGTTGGTATTTACCTGAATTAACTAGTGGCTTTGGCGGCATAGGCTTTAAATTTATTGGAAACGAAGTCATTTGTTGGACGGTGGGTTGTTATGCATTGATAAATAATTCTAATAACAGAGTTAATCTAGATTTAAGAGCGATACCTGTTCCTTATTTTAGTATGTCGAGGAAATTTAATTAGAATCTAAAACTTAATTGGTCCAGCAAGTTTTATTCTAAAGTCTAAGTTCTTTAGCATCCGTGTTTTTTTGGGCGCCCGGACGCGCTTTCGCTACTCGCTCTTTATTTTTGCCCTTCGGGACAAACATAAAGGAGCTCAAACAGGCCGCTCAATCGCTGGCGCTCACTACATATTAGATCAGTAGTTATTTCGGTAAATTTTAGTTTAGCATTTTTATTAATCGCAAAGTGCTACGTAAATTATTAGAAAAATCATAATGGTTCTCGTAAATTTTTTAGCTTTCAAATTTTGAAGTGACTGCTCTAAATTTACTATTGACAATTCTGCGTCAGGGGGCCGAAGTCCCGGTATTTATCGGGATGGTTCATTTTAGGCGATACCTCTTTTATCGCCTAAAAAAATTGCGGCAAAAGTTTGATAAACTTTTGAGCGAGGTAGTGCGATTGTAATGGAACCCGCAGGGCACCAGCCCGGGCGCCCGAAAAAAAAAGATTTTATCAAATACTACTGCTATTTAAAAGTTCTATATCCTTTGCATCTAACACGATTGATGCTGCATTTACCAAATCTTTTAATTGCTCAATTGTTGTTGCGCTTGCAATCGGAGAAGTAATAGATGGTCGTGCCATTAGCCAAGCTAGTGCCACGCTTGCAGGTTTGGTTTCATGTTTTGAGGAAACTTCATCTAGGGCGTTAAGAACGTTTAAACCTTTTTCATTTAGGTATTTATCGGTAACGCTTCCACGTACGCTTTTAGTTCGGTCGCTGGCATTTCTATATTTACCACTTAAAAAACCTGAGGCTAAAGAAAAATAAGGAATCACTCCTAATTTATTATCTAAGCACACTTTTTCAAGATCAGTTTCAAAAATATTTCTTTCCATTAAATTATAATGCGGTTGCAAGGTTTGGTACCGCGGGTAATTATATTTTCTACTTGTTTCCAAAGCAAGATTGAGCCTCTCTGCGGAATAGTTGGATGCACCAATATACCGAACCTTCCCTTCTTTAATTAAATATTGGTAAGCATCGAGTGTTTCTTCCAAAGGTGTTTTTGAGTCGTCATCGTGACTTTGATATAAATCTATGTAATCGGTTTGCAAGCGTTTTAGAGAATCGTTAACAGCATTGAGAATATACTTTTTTGAAAGCCCTATTTTTCCATTTCCCATGTCCTTACCCACTTTGGTAGCCAGAATTATTTCTTTGCGGTTACCACGTTTTTTCATCCAGCTTCCAAGTATTGTTTCAGATTCACCACCGATGCCACTTGCCCAGCGGGAATACATATCGGCTGTGTCAACAAAATTAAAATCGGAAGCTACAAAGGCATCTAAAATTTCAAAGGATGTTTGTTCGTTGATTGTCCAGCCGAATACATTTCCACCAAAGGCGATTGGACTTACTAAAAGATCTGTTTTTCCGAGTAGTTTCTTTTGCATGCTATAAAGGTATTAATAAAAAACCGTGCTTAAGATTTAGGAATAGAGCCAAATAAGTCCTAAAAATCATAATTTGTTAATACTACAAATCGTAGCAAAACAAAACTACTTTATGTAGTAAGTTTGTATAACATTAAACTTAAAGGCTATGAAAAACATCACAAGAATTGAAATTTACTTTAGTATGATTGAAGGAATTAAGTATGAAAACCCGCACGGCGGAGCATACGCTTATGTTCAATTTTTAGCTTATGCCCGAGAGTTGGTGAAATTATTAAAGCCTTTAAATAAAGTAGACAAACAAATTGACACAATAGAAGGAGTGAGTTGGTTATTTAATGAATACTTATCCGCAACATTTACTCCGCGCCAGCAAGCCATTTTTGAAAACAAAAAAAGTGAGTTGAAAGACACCTTTAATTCCATTCGTCTTATTTTGAAACAGCCGGAATTGGATTTACCATTGGGAGGCAAAGTATTGCATAGGCAAGCTGCTTGACGATCAAAATAACGGTTTTGTCTAAAATTTATCCTATTGCACATTTACTTTTCTGAAGTAAGTAGTGCTAAAACCAGTATAATATCTGTAGTTAACTTTGGTTTTATTAAATCTTGCATATTAAATGCCATTTCTACAGCTCTTGTAGATCTTAAATAAAGGATTACATTTGGTTTAACAAAACAATTTGTTGTGGACGCCAGATACCACTAAAAACGGGGCCGATCTGAAAAGCCATACGAGTAGGATTTTATTAATAATTAAACCAATGAAACTAACAAAAATTTTCGCGACCATTTTTATCATGGCTCTACTTACATTTACATTAAACAGCTGTAAAAAATGTAAGGGAGAAGATCCGCAAGCAAGAATAACAAACAATGGAACAAAAGATGCTAGTGTACAGATTAAAACATCTGGAGGAAATACTGTTAACATTAATAATGTTGCAAAAGGAACATCATCCGCCTACGACAATTTCGCAGAAGGGGACGTAACTTTTACCATTACGATTGATAAAATTGTGTATGAGAAAGTTGTTACTATGTCAAAATGCTTTCAATACGACATTGTTATTGATAGTAACAATAACCTAACATCGGTTCCAGTCGATAGGAATGCTTAAGCGTAAAATATCGTAGGAAAGAAAATTCAGATTAAATTCCTAGATCAATTTTGTTGGTCTAGGTTTTTTTTATGATTCCAACAAGTGCTCATTTTTTAATTTTACAGAGTTCTAAAATCTGACAAAAGTCATCTGATTGCTTGCGTAATAAAGTTTTGTTTGTAATTATTTTGGATTGATAAAAGAATTAGCCATTTGATAGTTTATAGAAAATGTTTATTTTAGTACAGCTATCTGAGCAAACTCGTGAAATTCTCTTAAAAATGGGAAAATCTAAAAAGCTACAAACATTCGCCAATCTCCCATATGTGTGTTGGATAAGCGAAAGTTTATAGCGGGTATATGGTAGTTATGTGCAATTGTCCAGGTGACCGCCTGTGTGAAGTGTAGTTTTGAGGAGAGGAATCAATTTAATTTTTTGGAGAATAAGGCCAGCTGCTTGTGAAAAAATTATGACAGTAATTTTTTTGGCTGCCAAGTTGTTTCGATCGACATCGTGAAAGCTCGCTTTCAAACGACTGGCGTCGTTAAAACAACTTGACAAAGTTATTTTTAAAAATTTACAAAGTCAAATTTTACTACAAAATGTAGCATCTGGACTTTTTTGTTCTCAAAAACTAAATGGCCTTCTCCCCTCACGTCTCCAAGACGGCGCCAATCAGAAAGATTAGCGCCATATTGTAGACTAAAACTCCAAACTTCCTGGGCTAGACTTAACAGTTGTGGCCACTGGACAACTACGTGGCCCCACCGCACCGCCTAGACTGCCAACTGCACATAACACTGGGCAATTGCGTCATTTTTGCGTGTTACTGTACAAATACTTAACTTGGACTAGCAAAAACGCACGCAAGCCCAGAATCCGTTATAGGTAATGTGCCGACGGACTCTCGCTTCGGACAATAAAGTCGGATAAATTTCGTTTTCTATACATGCCAATATTAGAGTGGACTTATTTATTTCTCGCTCAGACAATCATTATTGTCATTTACTTCTTCATTCGCCACAGACACGAGGACTTTGAATTGAAACGTTTTTTTCAATCAAAAATTCACTTTTTGACAATGAATCTTGGCATAATTCTAACTTGCTGTTATTTAAATATTCGTAGACAGCTTTTCTGTATTCCAGTTCCGTGGACATGGGTAATCCTTGGACTCTTTTGCATTTGCTTCCTCGTTTTCCCATTCGTTAATAAAAACTCCAAGACATTTTCATTCGTAACCGCGTTTGCTGGACTTGGCTTCTTCATAGGTTTATATATATTATTATTCGGTAGACAAGAATATGCAATTTTTGCGGCGGCCAATTTGGTTGTAGCATTAATTCTTTGGCCTATCATCTTGCTCTTAAACAAAATATTTAAAAACAAAGTTGCAAATGCTCTATGGTTTTATGGCGCATTTGCATTAGCACCTTATTTTCTCATTCTTCAATTAATCTTTATGTATAAATCCCTATTGACAGTTTTTCAGAAAAGAGTTTTCATTTCTTCATCTCTAGTAATTCTTCTCATTGGTGCCTTATTCGCATTTCAAATGAAAAGAATATTTGATAAAGTTAATGCCGCTATAGACGTTGAAGTTGAGCTACGTTCTCTTAACAAAAATCCAGTAAATAACTATCTGACAGAATTAATTCTTGGCGCGCATTGGAAATATCATACTGAGCTAAGTTGCTATGACGGTTGGCGACCTCCTTTTCATGATCCAGTATTGGTAATTTCAAACAAAATTTTGTTTCCTTTCAAGCATTTTGCAAGGGACACTAAACTTTATTATTACCAAAATCCAAATTTATACGAAAAGATCTATCCAGACAATCCGACATATTTCAATTGTCGCTGCGCAGTAAAAGAAAGGCTTTGGGACATATCTGGCATTGAAGATATTCCATATGGCCGACAAAAGAAATAAAACTGTGTGCGGCACACAACCTATAACAGCGGTCTTGCCTAATTTTTTGCGTGTTAACGCTCAAATGCATAACTTGGACAAGCAAAAAACTAGGCAAGGCCGCAAAACGTTACCGGCAAGGCTAGTAATCAACTTTTCGATAGACGTACAGCTTTTAGCTGATTACATTGACGCTGCAACTATTTTATCAATAAATCCGTGCAGCCGTTTTATCTCAGAGCGACCTCGATTTTTATCGTTCACAAAACACGTGGTGACAATAACCATTTTTAAATCAGGTATCACACAAATTAATTGGCCTCCATAGCCACTTGCGACAAATGCTTGATGGCCATTTGTTTTTCGCCTCCACCAATAATAACCGTAACCATTTGCTCCTGGTAAGACATCCCATTCATTTAAAACAACCTGCTCACTTGTTGACTCATTAATCCATGACTTAGAAATAATTTGTTTACCATTCACATTTCCTTCATTCAAATAAAGCAATCCGAATTTTATCATGTCGCTTGACTTCATTGATAATTCGGTACCACCCATTGTTCTTCCTAATGGGTCACTCGACCAAGACGAAATAGTTACTCCAATAGGTTTAAAAAGGGCTGAGTCAGCAAATTCCTTCAAGTTTCCCTTAACACTTTTTGAAACTATAACAGCAATAACATGTGAGGCAGGTGTGCAGTATTTAAATTTAGTACCCGGAAAATCCTCAAATGGCAAATCTAATGTACTTCTAACAGGGTCGGACGAACTATTAAAAACCCTACTACTTAACGGACTATTGTCATCCCACAAATATCCTGTTTGCATTGTTATCAAATCACTCAGCGTTATTTTCCTTTTAAGCGAATCATTTGCTCTAATTAATTCAGTAAATCCTATATTTTGATTTTTCGAGAAATCAGTTGCATATTCCGGAAACAAATTAAAAATAGGTGTTTTTAAATCAGGTAATAGTTTATAATCATTCGCAATTCCAGCGA
This region includes:
- a CDS encoding aldo/keto reductase is translated as MQKKLLGKTDLLVSPIAFGGNVFGWTINEQTSFEILDAFVASDFNFVDTADMYSRWASGIGGESETILGSWMKKRGNRKEIILATKVGKDMGNGKIGLSKKYILNAVNDSLKRLQTDYIDLYQSHDDDSKTPLEETLDAYQYLIKEGKVRYIGASNYSAERLNLALETSRKYNYPRYQTLQPHYNLMERNIFETDLEKVCLDNKLGVIPYFSLASGFLSGKYRNASDRTKSVRGSVTDKYLNEKGLNVLNALDEVSSKHETKPASVALAWLMARPSITSPIASATTIEQLKDLVNAASIVLDAKDIELLNSSSI
- the prmC gene encoding peptide chain release factor N(5)-glutamine methyltransferase encodes the protein MRISGNKLKHLVDFFQSELRGIYPDSEIEAMMLFAMESILGYSKTETYQKLEENINQSDLLKLYDCAKDLKKHIPLQYILGETWFYNLKFKVNKHVLIPRPETEELVELVLKENKGNLSILDIGTGSGCIPITLKNNLKESAVSACDISKDALDLAKKNAELNETTIDFFATDILKNQINNQFDIIISNPPYIKEKEKELMEKNVLDHEPHLALFVKGEDSIIFYKKIIDLCSTSLSKKGKLYFELNPLTAEAVEEYAKNSNLFENTHLIKDMSGALRFFKGIKN
- a CDS encoding serine hydrolase domain-containing protein; the encoded protein is MKRNLFLLFVVNILNAPLSAQKANELKMITKEAYAGIPSLGSILVWKNNEIVCEEYFNGANDSTSFKVKSVTKSVVSALAGIANDYKLLPDLKTPIFNLFPEYATDFSKNQNIGFTELIRANDSLKRKITLSDLITMQTGYLWDDNSPLSSRVFNSSSDPVRSTLDLPFEDFPGTKFKYCTPASHVIAVIVSKSVKGNLKEFADSALFKPIGVTISSWSSDPLGRTMGGTELSMKSSDMIKFGLLYLNEGNVNGKQIISKSWINESTSEQVVLNEWDVLPGANGYGYYWWRRKTNGHQAFVASGYGGQLICVIPDLKMVIVTTCFVNDKNRGRSEIKRLHGFIDKIVAASM
- a CDS encoding S8 family serine peptidase encodes the protein MRLFLVFLFLLEGLVANSQSSHFSNALKVKLSEKNNPNVLYTVFVQGDIAKLKTHEKEGAYTLNYSSGNIASIRCNAAALSYLITNKIISYAELPQPKIRPLNDTMVYRNRIKPVKLGAVPLNQPYNGSGIVLGFIDTGIDIAHGDFKDAQGNTRIKFLWDQVATVGPTVPSPYNYGIEWTDADINANQCTHSDMPHFGHGTQVAGIGAGNGLANNTHEGCASKADIIMVAQNFNLPGSTADAVQYIFNKATLLSKPCVINASVGDYYGSHDGTDLEAKLIESMLVNIPGRVMVAAVGNAGHVKFHTKTQCVSNDTSFTWLTNNQSQIDYWFYGDTMQIKNLQISIGANRTNYSDLGRISFKNYNYGLNTIQYDTLKHNGNRIGIIQNSSSINNYGVYEMYVHIDADTNNLLWRIETKGSGTHHAWNFDFVSSGLPTLSQYPKMAYYIAPDTMYSMVSSYQCSDEVITVGNYVNLKRYYDVNDTLRTLPETAGALFGTSSSGPTRDGRIKPDINATGHAVFTALVTGMQANLITNAPQVVAQGSLHVRGGGSSAASPVVAGLAALYLEAHPLATNQQVKTAITQCAFSDFYTGTVPNYAWGYGKLDGLAAMTCGENLVGIKNISRESINYFPNPFNDVVSIETPTPLTGKIYVYSTDGKLMLQEPFQGKTHELNFSKLTSSYSTLYLIQITGEEKNYSFKLIRNP